A window of the Vigna angularis cultivar LongXiaoDou No.4 chromosome 3, ASM1680809v1, whole genome shotgun sequence genome harbors these coding sequences:
- the LOC108343591 gene encoding uncharacterized protein LOC108343591 isoform X6: protein MIAAHGILGKRCVLQTNPKHMVPSWKELGARIFVTRFLSYYVNTGCLTLLEEGGTMFNFEGTGGKGILKSVLRIHSPQFYWKVMAQADLGLADAYVNGDFSFVDKDEGLLNFILILIANRDSNASNSHLKKNRGWWTPVFFTSALTSAKFFMDHVSRRNTLTQARRNISRHYDLSNELFAFFLDETMTYSCAVFKNKDEDLKDAQRRKISLLIQKAKIDKTHEILEVGCGWGSLAIEVVKQTGCRYTGITLSKEQLKLAEQRVKDAGLQDSIKFLLCDYRQLPKTYKFDRIISCEMIEAVGHEYMEEFFGCCESVLAQNGLLVLQFISIPDERYDEYRRSSDFIKEYIFPGGCLPSLSRITSAMATTSRLCVEHVENMGIHYYQTLRCWRKNFMERQNEILALGFNEKFIRTWEYYFDYCGAGFKSLTLGNYQVVFSRPGNIAAFGDPYKC from the exons ATGATTGCAGCTCATGGCATTCTTGGAAAACGCTGTGTCCTTCAGACCAACCCAAAACACATGGTACCTTCTTGGAAGGAACTGGGAGCACGCATTTTTGTGACTAGATTCCTGAGTTACTATGTCAATACTGGTTGTTTAAC TTTATTAGAAGAGGGAGGAACAATGTTCAACTTTGAGGGAACTGGAGGAAAAGGCATTCTGAAGAGTGTTTTGAGAATCCACAGTCCACAATTTTATTGGAAg GTGATGGCACAAGCAGATTTAGGCCTTGCAGATGCATATGTCAATGGGGATTTTTCATTTGTTGATAAAGATGAAGGTctcttgaattttattttg ATTCTCATAGCCAACCGAGATTCAAATGCATCCAACTCACACCTCAAGAAGAATAG GGGTTGGTGGACACCAGTATTCTTTACATCTGCATTGACATCTGCAAAGTTCTTCATGGACCATGTTTCAAGGCGAAATACTCTCACACAGGCTCGCAGGAACATCTCTAGGCATTATGATCTG AGCAATGAACTCTTTGCATTTTTCTTGGATGAAACAATGACATACTCATGTGCAGTGTTCAAG AACAAAGACGAAGACTTGAAAGATGCACAAAGGAGAAAAATCTCCCTTCTGATTCAAAAG GCTAAAATTGATAAGACGCATGAAATTCTTGAGGTTGGATGTGGATGGGGAAGTTTAGCCATTGAAGTTGTCAAACAAACAGGCTGCAGATACACTGGTATCACTTTGTCCAAGGAACAACTGAAACTTGCAGAACAAAGAGTCAAAGATGCTGGACTTCAG GATAGCATCAAATTCCTACTGTGTGACTATCGCCAACTGCCCAAGACGTACAAATTCGACAGGATTATATCATG TGAAATGATAGAAGCTGTTGGCCATGAATACATGGAAGAGTTCTTTGGTTGTTGTGAGTCAGTATTGGCCCAAAATGGACTTCTTGTTCTTCAG TTCATATCAATCCCAGATGAGCGTTATGATGAATATAGGCGCAGTTCTGATTTTATAAAGGAATATATATTTCCAGGAGGTTGCCTACCCTCTCTAAGTAGGATAACATCAGCCATGGCAACCACATCCAGACTGTG CGTGGAGCATGTCGAAAACATGGGCATTCATTACTATCAAACACTCAGATGCTGGAGAAAAAACTTCATGGAAAGGCAGAA CGAAATTTTGGCTCTCGGATTTAATGAAAAGTTCATTAGGACATGGGAATACTATTTTGATTACTGTGGTGCAGGTTTCAAGTCACTCACACTGGGGAATTACCAG GTCGTTTTCTCTCGCCCTGGTAACATTGCTGCATTTGGCGATCCATACAAATGCTAG
- the LOC108343591 gene encoding uncharacterized protein LOC108343591 isoform X5, producing MRIAVVGAGISGLASAHVLAKNGVNVVLYEKEDWLGGHAKTVNADGVDVDLGFMVFNRVTYPNMMEFFENLGVDMELSDMSFSVSLEKGRGCEWGSRNGLSSLFAQKRNVLNPYFWQMIKEIVKFKDDVISYLDMLENNPDIDRNEPLEEFIKSRGYSELFQKAYLIPICSSIWSCASEGVMSFSAFSVLSFCRNHHLLQIFGRPQWLTVRWRSQNYVKKVEEELEREGSHIITNREVHLVSTTEKGCVVYCKDGSEEVYDGCILAVHAPDALRLLGDEATYDERRILGAFQYAYSDIFLHRDKNLMPQNPAAWSAWNFLGSNDNKVCVTYWLNILQNIKETSQPFLVTLNPDHIPENTLLKWSTGHPVPSVAAFKASLELNHIQGKRKMWFSGAYQGNGFHEDGLKAGMIAAHGILGKRCVLQTNPKHMVPSWKELGARIFVTRFLSYYVNTGCLTLLEEGGTMFNFEGTGGKGILKSVLRIHSPQFYWKVMAQADLGLADAYVNGDFSFVDKDEGLLNFILILIANRDSNASNSHLKKNRGWWTPVFFTSALTSAKFFMDHVSRRNTLTQARRNISRHYDLSNELFAFFLDETMTYSCAVFKNKDEDLKDAQRRKISLLIQKAKIDKTHEILEVGCGWGSLAIEVVKQTGCRYTGITLSKEQLKLAEQRVKDAGLQDSIKFLLCDYRQLPKTYKFDRIISCEMIEAVGHEYMEEFFGCCESVLAQNGLLVLQMVIVV from the exons ATGAGAATCGCAGTGGTTGGTGCTGGGATTAGTGGGTTGGCTTCTGCTCATGTTTTGGCCAAAAATGGAGTGAATGTGGTGCTCTATGAGAAGGAGGATTGGTTAGGAGGACATGCCAAGACTGTGAATGCTGATGGTGTTGATGTTGACCTTGGCTTCATGGTCTTCAATCGG GTCACGTATCCTAATATGATGGAGTTTTTTGAGAATCTTGgagtagatatggaattatcaGACATGTCTTTTTCTGTTAGCCTAGAAAAAGGCCGTGGCTGCGAATGGGGAAGCAGAAATGGTTTGTCCAGCTTGTTTGCACAGAAGAGGAATGTACTGAATCCTTACTTCTGGCAAATGATCAAGGAAATTGTCAAGTTCAAAGATGATGTCATTAG CTATCTTGATATGCTTGAGAATAACCCAGATATTGACCGCAATGAGCCTCTGGAGGAATTCATCAAGTCTAGGGGTTACTCAGAATTATTTCAGAAAGCCTATCTT ATTCCAATTTGTTCTTCTATCTGGTCCTGCGCTTCTGAAGGAGTTATGAGCTTCTCTGCTTTCTCAGTTCTTTCGTTCTGTCGCAACCACCATCTACTTCAG ATCTTTGGCAGACCACAGTGGCTAACTGTAAGATGGCGCTCACAAAATTATGTAAAGAAG GTCGAAGAAGAGCTTGAAAGGGAAGGTAGTCACATAATAACTAACCGTGAGGTTCACTTGGTTTCGACAACTGAAAAAG GATGTGTTGTGTACTGCAAAGATGGTTCTGAAGAAGTGTATGATGGATGCATATTGGCAGTGCATGCACCTGATGCCTTGAGATTATTAGGAGATGAAGCAACATATGATGAGCGAAGAATTCTTGGTGCTTTTCAATATGCTTACAG TGATATTTTTCTTCATCGTGACAAAAATTTAATGCCCCAAAACCCAGCAGCATGGAGCGCATGGAACTTTCTTGGAAGTAACGACAATAAAGTCTGTGTCACATACTGGCTCAATATTCTTCAG AATATTAAAGAAACAAGTCAACCCTTTCTTGTAACTCTAAATCCTGATCATATACCAGAAAATACCTTGCTTAAATGGTCAACTGGTCATCCAGTACCATCAGTTGCTGCATTCAAAGCCTCCTTAGAGCTAAACCATATTcaagggaaaagaaaaatgtggTTTTCAGGGGCTTACCAAG GTAATGGATTTCATGAAGATGGACTTAAG GCTGGAATGATTGCAGCTCATGGCATTCTTGGAAAACGCTGTGTCCTTCAGACCAACCCAAAACACATGGTACCTTCTTGGAAGGAACTGGGAGCACGCATTTTTGTGACTAGATTCCTGAGTTACTATGTCAATACTGGTTGTTTAAC TTTATTAGAAGAGGGAGGAACAATGTTCAACTTTGAGGGAACTGGAGGAAAAGGCATTCTGAAGAGTGTTTTGAGAATCCACAGTCCACAATTTTATTGGAAg GTGATGGCACAAGCAGATTTAGGCCTTGCAGATGCATATGTCAATGGGGATTTTTCATTTGTTGATAAAGATGAAGGTctcttgaattttattttg ATTCTCATAGCCAACCGAGATTCAAATGCATCCAACTCACACCTCAAGAAGAATAG GGGTTGGTGGACACCAGTATTCTTTACATCTGCATTGACATCTGCAAAGTTCTTCATGGACCATGTTTCAAGGCGAAATACTCTCACACAGGCTCGCAGGAACATCTCTAGGCATTATGATCTG AGCAATGAACTCTTTGCATTTTTCTTGGATGAAACAATGACATACTCATGTGCAGTGTTCAAG AACAAAGACGAAGACTTGAAAGATGCACAAAGGAGAAAAATCTCCCTTCTGATTCAAAAG GCTAAAATTGATAAGACGCATGAAATTCTTGAGGTTGGATGTGGATGGGGAAGTTTAGCCATTGAAGTTGTCAAACAAACAGGCTGCAGATACACTGGTATCACTTTGTCCAAGGAACAACTGAAACTTGCAGAACAAAGAGTCAAAGATGCTGGACTTCAG GATAGCATCAAATTCCTACTGTGTGACTATCGCCAACTGCCCAAGACGTACAAATTCGACAGGATTATATCATG TGAAATGATAGAAGCTGTTGGCCATGAATACATGGAAGAGTTCTTTGGTTGTTGTGAGTCAGTATTGGCCCAAAATGGACTTCTTGTTCTTCAG ATGGTTATTGTTGTGTAG